The region GCTGCCGGCGACGACGCCGCGGCTGCCGCACCGGCGACGGCGCAGCCCGCGGCGTCGTCGGCCCCCTCCTCCGACTCGGCGCGGGCCGAGCGCGCCGCCGACGGCGAACCCCGCCGCGGGCGTGGGCGTCGCGAGGGTGGCGCGCCCGACCAGCGCACCTCCGAGCAGCGCACCTCCGAGCAGGCCACCTCGTCGGATGCGGCCGCGGCCGATCGCGGCGAGCGGTCCGAGCGTGCTCGCCAGTCCGACGGTGCCTCGACCGACGGCGACGGCGGAGGTCGCCAAGGCGGGCGTCGTCAGCGCGACGGCGGCGGGCGCCAGGGCGGGCGCCGCCAGGGGCTGGACGACATCAAGCTCCCCGAGCCGCGCAGCGAGGACGAGGCCGGCCAGACCGCACAGGGCGGCCAGCCCGGGCAGGGTGGTCAGCAGGGTCGTGGTGGCCAGGGCGGCAACCAGGGTCAGCGGGGAAACCAGGGCAACCAGGGCGGCCAGAGCAACCAGGGCGGCCAGAACCAGGGCGGCAACTCCGGTGGCCGGCAGCGCACCCAGGACATCTTCGACGACGAGCCCGGCGGGCGCCGTCGTCGCGGCCGTGATCGCTTCCGCGACCGTGATCGCGACCGCGGCGGCAAGCGACGCGGCGGTCGCGGCGACGCGCCGCTGACCTACGACGAGGTCGAGCTGTCGGACGACGACGTGCTCGTGCCCGTCGCCGGCGTCCTCGACATCACCGACAACTACGGCTTCGTGCGCACGTCCGGCTACCTGCCGGGGTCCGACGACGTCTACGTGCCGCTCGGCCAGGTGAAGAAGAACGCGCTGCGCCGCGGCGACGCCATCACCGGCGCCATCCGCGCCCCCGCGAGGGCGAGCAGCAGGGCGGCGGCCAGGGCAACCGCCAGAAGTACAACGCGCTGGTCCGCCTCGACACGGTCAACGGCATGCCGGTCGACAAGGCCCGCAACCGACCGGAGTTCGGCAAGCTCACCCCGCTCTACCCGCAGCAGCGTCTGCGCCTGGAGACCCAGCCGCAGGCCATCACGGCCCGCATCATCGACCTGGTCTCGCCGATCGGGAAGGGCCAGCGCGGCCTCATCGTGGCGCCCCCGAAGGCGGGCAAGACGATCGTGATGCAGCAGATCGCGAACGCGATCACGACGAACAACCCCGAGGTCCACCTCATGGTCGTCCTCGCGGACGAGCGTCCCGAGGAGGTCACCGACTGGGAGCGCACGGTCAAGGGCGAGGTCATCGCCTCGACGTTCGACCGCCCGCCGTCCGACCACACGATCGTCGCGGAGCTCGCCATCGAGCGCGCCAAGCGTCTGGTCGAGCTCGGCCAGGACGTCGTCGTGCTGCTGGACTCCCTGACGCGACTCTCGCGCGCCTACAACCTGGCGGCTCCGGCGTCGGGCCGCATCCTGTCCGGTGGTGTGGACGCCTCGGCGCTCTACCCGCCCAAGAAGTTCTTCGGTGCGGCGCGCAACATCGAGCGGGGCGGCTCGCTCACGATCCTCGCGACGGCGCTGGTGGAGACCGGCTCCAAGATGGACGAGGTCATCTTCGAGGAGTTCAAGGGCACGGGGAACATGGAGCTGCGGCTCTCGCGCCACCTGTCCGACAAGCGCGTCTTCCCGGCGATCGACGTCAACGCCTCGAGCACGCGCCGCGAGGAGATCCTGGTCGCGGCCGACGAGCTGAAGATCATCTGGAAGCTGCGTCGGATCATGGGTGGCCTCGAGCAGCAGCCCGCGCTCGAGCTGCTGCTGGGCAAGGTCCGTGAGCTGCCGACCAACGCCGAGTTCCTCATGACCGTCCAGAAGACGACCCCGTCGGTCCCGAACCAGACCAACGAGCTCGTCGGCTGACCGCGAGAGGTTCTCTGACCCTCCCCGAGAGGTTTTCCGACACCGCGGGGAGGGTCCGCAGCCCTTCGGCGAGCGTCAGGAAACCTCTCGGCGAGGGTCCGCAATCCTCTCGCGGAGGGTCGGAAAACCTCTCGCGAGGGTCGACTTGACGGGTCTGGCAGAATACTTGTCGGCTTCCGGTTCACGTCCCTCGCTCCGCAGGTGGCGACCCGGCAGCACCCCACACAGGAGGACTCCATGAAGAGCGGTATCCACCCCGAGTACGTCGTCACCGAGGTGACGTGCACGTGCGGCAACACCTTCACCACCCGCAGCACCGAGAAGTCGGGCAAGATCAGCTCCGACGTGTGCAGCGCCTGCCACCCGTTCTACACGGGCAAGCAGAAGATCCTCGACACGGGTGGTCGCGTCGCGGCGTTCGAGCGCCGCTTCGGCAAGAAGGCCGCCAACTAGCGACCTCGGCGAGCGCCGGCACCCCTGCGGGTGCCGGCGCTCGCTTCGTCTTTTCCGCCCCGGAGCTCTTCCGCCCGGAACCCCGGCCACCCGCAAGGAGATCGCGTGAGCGAGGACTTCGCCGTCGTGCACGGCCTGCTCGAGGAGTACGCCCAGCTCGAGCGCGACCTCGCCGACCCCGAGCTGCACGCGAGCCCCGGGCGCGCGAAGAAGGTCGGCCGGCGCTACTCCGAGCTGGGCCGCGTCGTCGGCGCCTACCGCGCGTGGCGCAGCGTCGTCTCCGACGCCGAGGCCGCCGCCGAGCTGGCCGACGAGGACCCCGACTTCGCCGCCGAGCACGCCGAGCTGCTCGCGAAGGTCGCGCCCGCTGCGGACCACCTGCGCCGCGTGCTCGTTCCGCGCGACCCCGACGACGGCCGCGACGTCATCCTCGAGATCAAGGCCGGCGAGGGCGGGGAGGAGTCCGCGCTGTTCGCGGGCGACCTGCTGCGCATGTACACGCGCTACGCCGAGCGCCGCGGCTGGTCCACGCAGGTCATCGAGTTCACCGACTCCGCGCTCGGCGGCTACAAGGACGTCCAGCTCGCCGTGAAGTCGCGCGGCAACGCTCCGGAGGAGGGGGTCTGGGCCGCCCTGAAGTACGAGGGCGGCGTCCACCGCGTGCAGCGCGTGCCCGTCACCGAGTCGCAGGGCCGCATCCACACCTCCGCGGCCGGCGTGCTCGTGCTGCCCGAGGCCG is a window of Litorihabitans aurantiacus DNA encoding:
- the rpmE gene encoding 50S ribosomal protein L31 — its product is MKSGIHPEYVVTEVTCTCGNTFTTRSTEKSGKISSDVCSACHPFYTGKQKILDTGGRVAAFERRFGKKAAN
- the prfA gene encoding peptide chain release factor 1, with product MSEDFAVVHGLLEEYAQLERDLADPELHASPGRAKKVGRRYSELGRVVGAYRAWRSVVSDAEAAAELADEDPDFAAEHAELLAKVAPAADHLRRVLVPRDPDDGRDVILEIKAGEGGEESALFAGDLLRMYTRYAERRGWSTQVIEFTDSALGGYKDVQLAVKSRGNAPEEGVWAALKYEGGVHRVQRVPVTESQGRIHTSAAGVLVLPEADDEGEVEIEQNDLRIDVFRSSGPGGQSVNTTDSAVRITHLPTGIVVSMQNEKSQLQNREAGMRVLRARILAARQEAADAAASEARRSQVRTVDRSERIRTYNFPENRIADHRTGYKAYNLDAVLDGDLDPLLASAIEMDEAARLAAAGER